The following coding sequences lie in one Sesamum indicum cultivar Zhongzhi No. 13 linkage group LG9, S_indicum_v1.0, whole genome shotgun sequence genomic window:
- the LOC105170895 gene encoding cinnamoyl-CoA reductase 1-like isoform X2 gives MSVAMKTVCVTGASGYIASWIVKFLLQRGYTVKASVRDPNDPKKTQHLLSLDGAKERLHLLKANLLEEGSFDSVVEGCVGVFHTASPFYHAVTNPQAELIDPALKGTLNVLASCAKTPSIKRVVLTSSVAAVAYNGKPRTPEVVVDESWWSNPELCKEMQQWYVLSKTLAEDAAWKFVKEKGIDMVTINPAMVIGPLLQPTLNTSCAAILNLINGGETYPNSTFGWINVKDVANAHILAFENPSANGRYCLVEKVAHFSEVVKILRELYPSLKLPEKCGDDKPFVPTYQVSKEKAKALGVVFTSLEEGIKETVESLKEKNFFKQPSAI, from the exons ATGAGCGTGGCGATGAAGACTGTTTGTGTGACTGGAGCATCAGGGTACATTGCCTCCTGGATTGTCAAATTCTTGCTCCAGCGTGGTTATACCGTCAAGGCATCCGTTCGGGACCCCA ATGATCCAAAGAAGACACAACACTTACTTTCACTTGATGGAGCCAAGGAGAGGCTTCACTTGCTTAAAGCAAACCTACTGGAAGAAGGGTCCTTTGATTCTGTAGTTGAGGGATGTGTTGGCGTTTTTCACACTGCATCCCCTTTCTACCATGCAGTCACTAACCCACAG GCAGAATTGATTGATCCTGCATTAAAGGGGACTCTCAATGTCCTTGCCTCATGTGCAAAAACGCCATCCATTAAAAGGGTAGTGCTGACATCTTCTGTAGCTGCTGTTGCATACAATGGTAAACCTCGGACACCTGAAGTGGTGGTGGATGAGAGTTGGTGGTCCAATCCAGAGCTTTGCAAAGAAATGCAG CAATGGTATGTGCTTTCGAAGACATTGGCTGAGGATGCTGCCTGGAAGTTtgtgaaagagaaaggaatAGACATGGTTACCATAAACCCAGCGATGGTAATTGGTCCATTGTTGCAGCCAACACTCAACACAAGTTGCGCTGCTATTCTGAACTTGATAAATG GTGGAGAAACATATCCAAATTCTACCTTTGGATGGATAAACGTCAAAGATGTGGCAAATGCACATATATTGGCATTTGAGAATCCTTCGGCCAACGGAAGATACTGTTTGGTGGAGAAGGTTGCACACTTCTCAGAGGTCGTTAAAATCCTGCGTGAACTGTACCCTTCTCTCAAACTTCCTGAAAA GTGTGGGGATGACAAGCCGTTTGTTCCCACCTACCAGGTGTcgaaagaaaaagcaaaagccCTAGGCGTTGTGTTCACTTCTCTTGAAGAAGGAATCAAGGAAACTGTTGAAAGCTTGAAAGAGAAGAACTTTTTTAAGCAACCATCAGCTATTTGA
- the LOC105170900 gene encoding protein RETICULATA-RELATED 4, chloroplastic, with the protein MPISTTLSFTASPPRGLSLPHHPNASPNPFCSPPFLSFTPQKPTLLSLTLTHNPRHELFVAFSTNAASTNSEISTKFSSGGGSGGDGGNSGGGGGGGGNNDGNEGNDDKNKKQNKEEALMALAEAGRTLESLPKDLKVAIEDGRIPGSIVLRYFNLEKSGFLSWLMKFGGFKERLLADDLFLAKVAMECGVGVFTKTAAEYERRRENFFKELEIVFADVVMAIIADFMLVYLPAPTVSLRPPLALNAGRIAKFFYSCPDNAFQVALPGTSFSLLQRIGAIVRNGAKLFTVGTTSSLVGTTVTNALINARKAVDHSAADEVENVPVLSTSVAYGVYMAVSSNLRYQVLAGVVEQRILEPLLHQHKLLLSAMCFAVRTGNTFLGSLLWVDYARLIGIQKAQDLES; encoded by the exons ATGCCAATATCTACGACCCTGAGTTTCACCGCATCACCACCGCGTGGTCTCTCTCTTCCGCACCATCCGAACGCCAGCCCCAATCCCTTCTGCTCACCTCCATTTCTTTCGTTCACCCCTCAAAAACCCACCCTCTTGTCACTTACCCTGACTCATAACCCCCGCCACGAATTATTCGTAGCCTTCTCCACCAATGCTGCCTCCACCAATAGCGAGATCAGCACCAAGTTTTCCAGTGGAGGAGGCAGCGGAGGAGACGGAGGCAACAGCGGCGGTGGCGGAGGAGGTGGAGGCAATAACGATGGGAACGAAGGAAATGACGATAAGAACAAGAAGCAGAACAAAGAAGAAGCTTTAATGGCTCTGGCGGAGGCTGGGAGGACTCTGGAGAGCTTGCCTAAGGATTTGAAAGTTGCCATAGAAGACGGCAGAATACCGGGATCGATTGTTTTGAGGTATTTCAATCTCGAAAAATCAGGATTTCTTTCTTGGCTTATGAAGTTCGGAGGTTTCAAGGAGAGGTTGTTGGCTGATGATCTCTTCTTGGCTAAAGTTGCCATGGAATGCGGCGTTGGTGTATTCACTAAG ACTGCTGCAGAATATGAGCGTCGCAGGGAGAACTTTTTCAAGGAGCTCGAAATTGTTTTTGCTGATGTG GTGATGGCCATAATAGCAGATTTTATGCTTGTCTACCTTCCAGCTCCCACAGTTTCTCTCCGACCTCCTCTTGCACTCAATGCTGGGCGCATTGCTAAGTTCTTTTACAGTTGTCCAGATAATGCTTTTCAG GTTGCTTTGCCTGGAACCTCATTTTCGTTGTTGCAGAGGATTGGTGCAATAGTG CGAAATGGAGCTAAGCTGTTCACTGTTGGCACTACTTCGTCTCTG GTCGGTACTACAGTGACAAATGCATTGATAAACGCTCGTAAGGCTGTCGACCACTCTGCGGCTGATGAGGTGGAGAATGTTCCTGTACTATCAACAAGTGTTGCCTATGGTGTCTATATGGCTGTATCCAGCAATCTCCg ATACCAGGTGTTGGCTGGTGTAGTTGAACAACGGATACTAGAGCCCTTGCTTCATCAACATAAGTTATTGTTGAGTGCTATGTGCTTTGCTGTGAGAACAGGCAACACTTTTTTGGGTTCATTACT GTGGGTTGATTATGCTCGTCTTATAGGCATCCAGAAGGCTCAAGATCTAGAATCATAG
- the LOC105170895 gene encoding cinnamoyl-CoA reductase 1-like isoform X1: MSVAMKTVCVTGASGYIASWIVKFLLQRGYTVKASVRDPNDPKKTQHLLSLDGAKERLHLLKANLLEEGSFDSVVEGCVGVFHTASPFYHAVTNPQAELIDPALKGTLNVLASCAKTPSIKRVVLTSSVAAVAYNGKPRTPEVVVDESWWSNPELCKEMQQWYVLSKTLAEDAAWKFVKEKGIDMVTINPAMVIGPLLQPTLNTSCAAILNLINAGGETYPNSTFGWINVKDVANAHILAFENPSANGRYCLVEKVAHFSEVVKILRELYPSLKLPEKCGDDKPFVPTYQVSKEKAKALGVVFTSLEEGIKETVESLKEKNFFKQPSAI, translated from the exons ATGAGCGTGGCGATGAAGACTGTTTGTGTGACTGGAGCATCAGGGTACATTGCCTCCTGGATTGTCAAATTCTTGCTCCAGCGTGGTTATACCGTCAAGGCATCCGTTCGGGACCCCA ATGATCCAAAGAAGACACAACACTTACTTTCACTTGATGGAGCCAAGGAGAGGCTTCACTTGCTTAAAGCAAACCTACTGGAAGAAGGGTCCTTTGATTCTGTAGTTGAGGGATGTGTTGGCGTTTTTCACACTGCATCCCCTTTCTACCATGCAGTCACTAACCCACAG GCAGAATTGATTGATCCTGCATTAAAGGGGACTCTCAATGTCCTTGCCTCATGTGCAAAAACGCCATCCATTAAAAGGGTAGTGCTGACATCTTCTGTAGCTGCTGTTGCATACAATGGTAAACCTCGGACACCTGAAGTGGTGGTGGATGAGAGTTGGTGGTCCAATCCAGAGCTTTGCAAAGAAATGCAG CAATGGTATGTGCTTTCGAAGACATTGGCTGAGGATGCTGCCTGGAAGTTtgtgaaagagaaaggaatAGACATGGTTACCATAAACCCAGCGATGGTAATTGGTCCATTGTTGCAGCCAACACTCAACACAAGTTGCGCTGCTATTCTGAACTTGATAAATG CAGGTGGAGAAACATATCCAAATTCTACCTTTGGATGGATAAACGTCAAAGATGTGGCAAATGCACATATATTGGCATTTGAGAATCCTTCGGCCAACGGAAGATACTGTTTGGTGGAGAAGGTTGCACACTTCTCAGAGGTCGTTAAAATCCTGCGTGAACTGTACCCTTCTCTCAAACTTCCTGAAAA GTGTGGGGATGACAAGCCGTTTGTTCCCACCTACCAGGTGTcgaaagaaaaagcaaaagccCTAGGCGTTGTGTTCACTTCTCTTGAAGAAGGAATCAAGGAAACTGTTGAAAGCTTGAAAGAGAAGAACTTTTTTAAGCAACCATCAGCTATTTGA
- the LOC105171139 gene encoding cinnamoyl-CoA reductase 1-like: MSRELDILAVCEKERVSSNETEQQFSIISLSILLDSCCIQLINEIFSTFHHCFRSNLYKTVRVTGASGNIASWIVKFLLQRGYIVKASVRDPNDPTMTQHLLSLDGAKERLHLLKENLLEEGIAARLLASEGTTEKLVAATVEPSATPSLIRGREVPDSEGTCAEEAPETYLNLDQDSAGDNVRSPRRLLYLNLDQDSAGDNVRSPSPSPKKRHDPGDPSPQLKKRSGSSKSSKSAKIGEVEPSLGQGKLALEAADLNYELLQEVQGWWREARKELKCDHHKTEKLQGERFVPKWNISAESTHLLSKTLAEDAAWEFVKEKGIDMVTINPGMVIGPLLQPTLNTSCAAILNLINGGETHPNSTFGWINVKDVANAHILAFENPSAKGRYCLVEKVAHFSEVVKILRELYPSLKLPEKCGDDKPFVPTYQVSKEKAKALGVVFTSLEEGIKETVESLKEKNFFR, encoded by the exons atgagtAGGGAGCTCGATATTCTTGCTGTTTGCGAGAAAGAAAGAGTTTCGAGT AATGAAACAGAACAGCAATTTTCAATTATCAGCTTGAGCATACTTCTTGATTCTTGTTGTATACAACTCATCAATGAAATCTTTTCTACTTTCCACCATTGTTTCCGCTCAAATCTTTACAAGACTGTTCGCGTGACTGGAGCATCAGGGAACATTGCCTCCTGGATTGTCAAATTCTTGCTCCAGCGTGGTTATATCGTCAAGGCATCCGTTCGGGACCCCA ATGATCCAACGATGACACAACACTTACTTTCACTTGATGGAGCCAAGGAGAGGCTTCACTTGCTTAAAGAAAACCTACTGGAAGAAGG GATTGCAGCTCGTTTGTTAGCTTCGGAGGGGACGACTGAGAAACTGGTCGCTGCTACTGTTGAGCCTTCAGCGACCCCTTCTCTGATTCGTGGTCGCGAGGTTCCTGATAGTGAAGGGACGTGTGCTGAGGAGGCTCCTGAGACGTACCTCAATCTTGATCAAGACTCTGCTGGGGATAATGTGCGATCTCCTAGGAGGCTCCTGTACCTCAATCTTGATCAAGACTCTGCTGGGGATAATGTGCGATCTCCTAGCCCCAGTCCCAAGAAACGACACGACCCAGGGGACCCTTCCCCGCAGCTTAAGAAGCGCAGCGGGAGCTCCAAGTCCTCAAAATCCGCTAAAATTGGGGAAGTGGAACCATCTCTTGGGCAAGGGAAGCTGGCTTTGGAGGCTGCCGATCTTAATTATGAACTGCTGCAGGAAGTGCAAGGCTGGTGGAGGGAGGCTCGCAAGGAGCTGAAATGCGACCATCATAAAACTGAGAAGCTCCAAGGAGAACGCTTCGTTCCCAAATGGAACATCTCAGCGGAGAGCACT CATTTGCTTTCAAAGACATTGGCTGAGGATGCTGCCTGGGAGTTtgtgaaagagaaaggaatAGACATGGTTACCATAAACCCTGGGATGGTAATTGGTCCATTGTTGCAGCCAACACTCAACACAAGTTGCGCTGCTATTCTGAACTTGATAAATG GTGGAGAAACACATCCAAATTCTACCTTTGGATGGATAAACGTCAAAGATGTGGCAAATGCACATATATTGGCATTTGAGAATCCTTCGGCCAAAGGAAGATACTGTTTGGTGGAGAAGGTTGCACACTTCTCAGAGGTCGTGAAAATCCTGCGTGAACTGTACCCTTCTCTCAAACTTCCTGAAAA GTGTGGGGATGACAAGCCGTTTGTTCCCACCTACCAGGTGTCGAAAGAAAAGGCAAAAGCCCTAGGTGTTGTGTTCACTTCTCTTGAAGAAGGAATCAAGGAAACTGTTGAAAGCTTGAAAGAGAAGAACTTTTTTAGATAA
- the LOC105170899 gene encoding (+)-epi-alpha-bisabolol synthase-like, whose amino-acid sequence MDATVRRSANYKPSIWSDEYIQSLHSVYGERRFLERSEKLKGEVTVMLENTDDPFDQIELVDVLQKLGICYHFTDYVDEILKNTYVLVDGDPWNVENLHAAALRFRLLRQHGYDISPEVFRSFVDQTGNFRTTLCDDVKGLLSLYEASYLSMEGESILDTAKVFATHHLKQKLKQNTNQNLAEEISHALEVPYHCRMLRLETRWFIDAYERRRDTNPLLLELAKLDFNIVQKMYQDELKELSRWHTNTRLAEKLKFARDRLVECFFWTVGFTFEPCHRYCRIMSVKFAVLITIIDDIYDVYGTLDELELFTDAVDRWDVSALKLLPDYMKICFLALYNTVNEMAYDVLRDQGFNIIPHSTNRWAELCKKYMLEAQWYYSGYKPSLKEFLGNGWVSSTGPLLLVHAYFSMTNPLKDEPLEDLQKHPEIIKWTSLVSRLADDLGTSSDELKRGDNAKSIQCYMHDTGCCEEDSRSFIKNLIESTWKKINKDILMNHDYSKDFIKTSINFARISQCMYQYGDGHGIPDRESKARILSLVIEPIPLS is encoded by the exons ATGGATGCAACTGTCAGAAGATCAGCCAACTACAAGCCCAGTATTTGGAGTGATGAGTATATTCAATCACTACATAGTGTCTATGGG GAGAGACGTTTCTTGGAACGATCTGAGAAGCTTAAAGGTGAAGTGACGGTCATGCTGGAGAACACAGACGATCCATTTGATCAGATTGAGCTAGTGGATGTGTTGCAAAAACTTGGGATATGTTATCATTTCACGGATTATGTAGACGAAATTTTGAAGAATACTTATGTTCTTGTTGATGGTGATCCATGGAATGTCGAGAACTTGCATGCTGCAGCGTTGAGATTTAGACTCCTCAGGCAGCATGGATACGACATCTCTCCAG AGGTTTTCAGAAGTTTCGTGGATCAGACAGGAAATTTCAGGACAACCCTCTGTGATGATGTAAAGGGACTATTAAGCTTGTATGAAGCTTCATACTTATCGATGGAAGGAGAGAGCATTCTGGATACAGCGAAAGTTTTTGCTACCCATCATCTCAAGCAAAAACTTAAGCAAAATACTAACCAAAATCTTGCAGAGGAAATAAGCCATGCTCTGGAAGTTCCATATCATTGCCGAATGCTGAGACTAGAGACGAGATGGTTCATCGACGCATATGAAAGGAGACGGGATACGAACCCTCTTCTGCTGGAGCTTGCTAAACTGGATTTCAACATAGTGCAGAAAATGTATCAGGATGAACTGAAGGAGTTGTCAAG GTGGCATACAAATACTCGTCTTGCAGAGAAGTTGAAGTTTGCTAGGGATCGATTAGTGGAGTGCTTCTTCTGGACTGTGGGATTCACCTTTGAGCCTTGTCATAGATATTGCAGGATAATGTCCGTGAAATTTGCAGTATTGATAACAATCATAGATGATATTTATGATGTTTATGGCACACTGGATGAACTGGAACTGTTCACAGATGCAGTCGACAG GTGGGATGTCAGTGCTTTAAAACTTCTTCCAGACtacatgaaaatatgttttcttGCTCTCTATAACACTGTTAATGAAATGGCTTACGACGTGCTCAGAGACCAAGGATTCAATATTATCCCACACTCTACAAACAGG TGGGCAGAACTCTGCAAAAAGTACATGCTGGAAGCACAATGGTACTACAGTGGATATAAACCAAGCCTGAAAGAGTTTCTGGGGAATGGTTGGGTTTCAAGCACTGGCCCTCTGCTTCTGGTTCATGCTTATTTTTCCATGACAAATCCACTGAAAGATGAGCCTTTGGAGGATTTACAGAAACACCCTGAAATTATCAAATGGACATCACTAGTTTCTCGTCTTGCAGATGACTTGGGAACTTCATCT GATGAGTTGAAGAGGGGTGATAACGCAAAATCTATCCAGTGCTACATGCATGACACTGGTTGCTGTGAGGAAGATTCGCGCAGCTTCATCAAGAATCTTATTGAATCGACATGGAAGAAAATCAACAAGGACATACTAATGAATCATGATTACTCCAAGGATTTCATAAAAACTTCAATCAATTTTGCCAGAATTTCCCAATGCATGTATCAGTATGGAGATGGGCATGGAATTCCAGACCGGGAATCAAAAGCACGTATACTCTCCTTAGTCATTGAACCCATTCCTCTTTCATAG